TATAAATCACTATCGTCATGGAAGCAGAGATGGACCTGGATTTTCAATGGAAACGGCTGGACGATCTGTCCACGCGGGAAATGTACACAATCATCCAGGCTCGCGAGGCCGTGTTTGTCGTGGAGCAGGCTTGCGCCTACCAGGAAGTTGACGGCCTGGATCTGGATTCCTGGCATTTGTCCGTGCTCAAAGACGGCGAACTGGCTGCCTATGCCCGCGTTGTGGAGCCTGGCTTGAAGTATGAGGAGCCTTCCATTGGCCGTGTCCTGACCCTAGCCAAGTTCCGCAGCCTGAAAATTGGCTATGCACTGGTGGCTGAAGCCATTCGCTTTACAGAAACCCACTATCCTGGCGCAGGCATACGCATTGGCGCACAAGCGCATTTACAGAAATTCTACGGTTCTTTAGGTTTTGAACCTGTGGGCGAGATCTACGACGAGGACGGCATTGCTCATATTGATATGGTCAAAGCGGCTGTCATCGCTTGATAGGGTCTACTGCTCACTTAAGCCAGGCAAAGCGGAAATATCGTCTTGCGCCTTAAGATACTCAATCAAGGCACGCGCCGAGTTCGACAAATGCCGTCTATGTGTATACGCCAGTACCAGACGCAAAGGGGCAGGAGGCAAGGGCAGGGGAACGGAAACCAGGCGCCCTTGTTTGATCTCTTTTTCACACCCTTGCTGCGCCAGCATTGCAAAACCCAGCCCTTTGACGGCACCAGCTCCTGCCAGCAAGCCGCTATTCACACGAAAACGGCTGGGAACATTCAGAATTTGAAAGCGACCATCGGGTAAGACAAACTGCCAGGCCTGGCCATCCAAAGCCGTATCAGTCGTAATGCAGGGCAAGTGCTCCAACTCTTCCAGGCTGGTGGGCATACCGTATTGCTGGATCAAAGCAGGCGCGGCGACGACCTGACAATCAAAAGAACACAACTCCTGCACCACCAGGCTGCTGTCCGGCAAAGCCCCCCGACACATCAGCAAAGCCAGATCAAAATCCTGCGCCAGTACCCCTGGACCTTCCAGATTGGTCTGACAGTGCAGCTCCAGCTCCGGATGTTGCGCCGCAAAATCCGCCAAAATCCCCGCCAATAAAAACGGCCCTACCTCGGAGGGGATGCAAATCCGCAAGCGTCCCGACAAACGGGTACGCTGATCCAGCAAATCCTGCTCGGCTTGTTTTAATGCTCCCCACCAGGGCTGAACCGTATCGAACAGGCCTTGGCCCACACTGGTCAAGCGCAACTGCCGGGAACTACGTTCCAGTAAACGCTGACCAATCTGCCGCTCGAGTTGCGCCACATAGCGGCTGACATTGGAGGTTGGCAAATCCAGTGCCTGGGCTGCGGCCGTAAAACTACCGCTTTCAGCGACTTGGACAAAAACCCGCAAGGCATTCAGATTCAGCTGGGAAGTCATAGGATTATCCCGGTTTTGATAATTTGATATTCAAATTATAGAGACTACTTATCAAAACCACGAAGAATTAGGCTGGAGCCTTCTCTCTTTATACGTCTCGCCATGTCTGATTCTGAAGTGTTTCACCCCCGGCTTCGTGCCCGTGCCGTCTCTTTCATCCAGTTTGTTCATGCTCTGGAGTTCATGGCCTTAACGCCTTTGTTCGTCTGGATGGCGATGGACTTTACTGTTCCAGCTACTTATGCCGGTTATGCCGCCTCCGCTTATATGGGCGCCGCCGCTTTATCGGGTATCTTGGCCGCTCGCTGGATGCACCGAGCCACTCTCAAGCCTTTATTGCTGCTGGCGCTGATTCTTTTGGCTGTATTGACCGCTTTGGGAGCCGTCAGCTCAGAGTTTGGTCTGTTTATCTTGCTGCGTTTTGGGGCCGGTTTGTTAGGTGGTTTCTTGATGAGCGCCGCCCTGACCTTGCTGCTGAACGGCATGAATGCGGAGCAACGGACCGACGCGATTGCCATTGTGGTCAGCGCCTTTGCCTTGGGCAGCATTATCGGCATGCCCGCCACCTTGTTCATCGCGGTGGAGCTGGGTTGGCGTATCGCCTTGATGGTTCTGGCTGGGCTTTGCCTGTTTGCCGCTGCCATTGCCTATCGCTATCTGCCTTCCAGCCCGCCCCTTGCTGCTCGAGCATCACAGCTGGCTATGGGTAAAGAAGCCTGGCGCTGGCTAAGCCTGCCGGCTATCGCACAGGCAGGCTCACTGTTGCTGATCCCGGTCCTGATCCCCATTCTGGCACTACGTTACGGCACTCAATTGCAGCAGATGCCAGCGATATTCATGTTGGGTGGGGTCGCTGCCTTGGTGGCCTCACGCCTGTCTGTCACGGGCATCAAGAAATGGGGGGAGACCTTGGTATCTGATCTGGGCACGCTGATCTTGCTCTTGTCCTTGGCCATGCTGGCCCTGGGGTGGGGGACCGCCTACGGATTCATGATCCTGTTCATGATTGGCAGTTACTGCCGCCTGGTGTGCGCCAGCGCCTGCAGCGCCAGCTATCCCACTCAAGCTCAGCGGGGCCGTTTCATGGCTTTGCAGACCACGAGCAACCATATTGGCAGCTTTATTGCCTTGGCGGTTCCCTCCCTGCTTCTCGGTACGCTGGACATGTCCCTATCAACGCTGAATGTCTTGCTGCTACTGACCGCCCTGGTCGCGCTTGCCTTGCCCGTTTTAATGCGAGGGGCCGCCGCCAAGCCCTCCAGGAGTGACGATCAAATGCAAACAACTGATCACTAACACTACTAAATCTCTACACCTGCTTACGCATACTCCCTGACACCTGGTTTAGGGTGTCAGGTAAACGCTTGCATGAGCGTCAGGGGAGGGGCTTCCGACAAACAGCATCACGTCAAAGGAGTCGCATATGGCTACACACACCGCCAAACGCGCCGAGCTTTACCGCATGGTGACTGCAGAACATATCTGCCCCTTCGGACTGAAGGCTCGCGCACTGCTCAAACGCAAAGGCTACGAGCTGGAGGACCACTGGCTAAGGAATCGCGAAGAGATTGATGCATTCAAGGCTGAGCACCATGTCAGCACTACCCCCCAAACCTTTATCGATGGGAAGCGCATAGGGGGCTATGACGAACTGGTCGAATATTTCGGCGGGACAGTCAAGGACAAGGATGCCGTCAGCTACACACCCGTCATCGCCTTGTTTGTGATGGCTGCCTTGATGGCATTGGCCGTTTCATGGGCGGCCTTCGAGCAAATCGTGCTGCTGCAGACGGTGGAGTGGTTTATTGCGATTGCCATGTGTTTGCTGGCCGTTCAGAAACTCAAGGATGTAGACGGCTTTGCCACCATGTTTCTGAACTACGATCTGTTGGCCCAGCGATGGGTGCGTTATGCCTATCTGTATCCCTTTGGCGAAGCCTTGGCCGGTGTATTGATGCTGGCCGGCGCCATGATGTGGCTGTCTGTGCCCATTGCTTTATTTATTGGTGGCATAGGTGCCTGGTCAGTGTTCAAGGCGGTCTATATCGACAAGCGCGAATTGAAATGCGCTTGCGTGGGTGGCGACAGCAAGGTGCCCCTGGGCTTTGTATCGCTCACAGAAAACCTGATGATGGTTGCGATGGCTGTCTGGATGATGATCAAGCCATCCTTGCTAAGCGCTTAGCAGTACACAAGACCAGAAGCCATACGCGCACAGCCTCAGTCTGAAAGAGATGGCTGGGTACTGCTTACAGTTCAGCGGGCTCGCCTCGCAAAAAGGCTTGGGCCCGCTGCGCCATGATGGCTTCGCGACGGATAAAGTCCGCCACAAAATCATTCACCGGGCGGTGGTGCAAGCTGTAGGGTGTGTCCCACTGAATGATCTTGCCAGCCTGCATCACGCCAATGCGATCGGCAATGGCAAAGGCTTCAGCCTGATTATGCGTGACCAGAATCGCGGTAATGCCTGCGCTTTGCAGGATATCGCGCACCTCGAAGGCCAGACGTTCGCGGGTATCCACATCCAGATTGGAAAAGGGCTCGTCCAATAACAGCAGGGAAGGTTTGGGAGCCAAGGCCCGTGCCAGGGCCACACGCTGTTGCTGACCGCCCGACAACTCATGCGGATAACGCTGCGCCAGACGCGGCAAATCCACCAGTTCCAGCATTTCCAGAACTCGGGCCTGACGCTGGGCTTTATCCCATTTACGCAGACCAAAGGCCACGTTTTTTTCTACCGTCAGGTGAGGGAAGAGGGCGTAATCCTGGAACATCATGCCCACATGACGATCCTCCGGCGGCACTTGCTGAGCAACAGCTGACAAGACACGGCCATTCAACAGAATATGCCCGCTACGCAAGGGCTCGAAACCGGCAATCGCTCGCAAAACCGTGGTCTTGCCACAGCCCGATGCGCCTAGCAGACAGCCAATTTCCCCTTGGGGCAGATGCAGGCTGAGCTGGTCAACAACTGGCCGAAAGCCTTCGGACGTCTCATAGGACAGGGTAATCGCCTGCAAATCCAGAAAATCGTTCATGATGCGCGTGGGCCAGAGGCCATCAATTGAGTACGTGCCAATAAAATAACGGGGATCAGGCCGGCCAGCACAATGGCCAGGGCAGCAACTGCGCCTTCCTCATACGTCCCACGAGCCGCTTCGGCATACAGCCAGGTTGCCAGGGTCTCGAAGTTCATCGGACGCAACAGCAAGGTCGCGGGCAGCTCTTTCATGGCATCCACAAAAATAAGCAGGGCAGCCGCGCCCATGGCGGGACGCAGCAAAGGCAAGTGCACGCGTTTGAGCGTACCTGCCGGGGTTTCACCCAATAAACGGGAAGCCTGCTCCAAAGAAGCAGGAATACGAGCCAGACCAGCTTCAATACCGCCGATCGAGATCGCCAGAAAACGCAGGGTATAGGCCAGGACCAGGGCCAGTGTGGACCCCATCAACAACAGGCCCGTCGCCGAGATACCCAACCAGGACATGAGGTGATTGTAAAAGGAGTCAAACATGACCAAGGGCGTCAACAGGCCAATCGCCAGCACCGTTCCCGGAATCGCATAACCCAGACTGCTGACACCAGCCAGAAAGCGGGCCAGACGCGGCTTGCGCCCCGAACGTACCGTACGAGCAGCCCAGGCCACGATCAAACCACAAGAAAGCGTCACAATAGTTGCCAGAGCAGCGATATATAGGGTGTTCCAGGCACTGCTCAGCAATTGTGCCGATACACCGCCTGCCAGGCTCACATGCTTGACCGTCTCGTTCAACAAATACAGAGACGGGGCGACAAAGCCCACCAGCACAGGCGCCACGCCCAAAGCAATGGCAATACAGGCGGCCGAGCCTTTCAGTTGCGTAGGCCGAATAGGTTCAGAGCGTTGATTACTGGAATAGGCTTGGCGACGGCGACCATAGCGCTCGATGCTGATCAGCGCCGCCACCAGACAGAGCATGGAAACGGCAATTTGCGCCGCACCTGCCAAATCCGAGCGGGTCACCCACGTGGTGTAGATGGACACCGTCAGGGTCTGCACGCCCAGGAACTCGGAGGCACCAATATCGTTCAGGGTTTCCAGCAAGGCCAAGCTGACACCGACCGCAATTGCAGGGCGAGCCATGGGCAACACAACACGGAAAAACACGCTGCGACCCGATTCACCCATAATGCGGGCCGCCTCCAGCAGGCTGGCCGATTGCGTGGCAAACATGGCGCGCGTACTCAGATAAACGTAGGGGTAGAGCACCGAGCCCAACAAGAAAATCGCCCCGCCCAAAGAGCGCAGATCCGGCAAACGAAACTCACGCGGGCTGCTATAGCCCAATACATAGCGGATGGCAGACTGAATCGGACCGATCGGATGCAGCAAGTCCAGATAGGCAAAGGCCACGATATATGTCGGCACCGCCAGGGGCAGCAACAAAGCCCATTGCAAGACTCGTCGTCCGGGAAACTCGTAGGCGGTAATCAGCCAGGCTGAACCGACTCCCAAACAGCTCACGACCACGCCTACCCCCAGGAGCAGCAGCAAGGTATTGCTCATGGCTTGGGGCAGAACAAACTGGAACAGATGTGACCAGTGCTCGGTCGAGCCGCCCAAGGCGTGAGTCAGCAAGGTAAAAACAGGCGCAGCCACGATCAGGGCAATCACAGCAGCAGCCAAGGACCAAAGGGGCAGACGACGAAAAAAGGGCATTATGAAAGGCTAGGTATTACAGGCGCTTAAATGCGCGACGACCGCCGCTCTGATTTCTCAAAGCTGGCGGTCGTAGAAAAAGAGTAGGGCGATTTTAGTTGTCGAAGCCAACTTTATCTACCAACTCGCTGGCTTGTTTGCGATGTTTGGCGATTTCAGTCAGTGGCAAAGGATCAATCGTCATGGGGCCGAAGCTGGCAACCACAGGGTCCAGCTCAACACCGGCGCGTACGGGGTATTCGTAGTTGGCCTTGGCGTACAGGCTCTGGGCTTTCTCGGAAACCAGGTACTCCAGCAGTTTGACGGCATTGTCTTTATTAGGGGAGTGCTTGGCGACCGCAGCACCGGAGATATTCACGTGTGTGCCACCGCCTTTGGTGTCGGCAAAGGTGGGACGCACCACATTGATGGCTTCACCCCATTTGTAAGCATCGCTACCGGGTTCGGCGTTCTTCATGCGGCCTACGTAGTAGGCGTTGGCGATACCCACATCACAAATACCGCCCAGAATGTCACGGGCTACGTCGCGGTCACCACCGGCTGCCTTGCGGCCCAGATTGTCTTTCACGCCACGCAGCCACTTTTCGGTTGCTTCCGTACCATTATGGGCAATCATGGCAGCAACCAAGGCCGTGTTGTAGGGATGCTGGCCGGAGCGGATGCAGACTTTGCCTTTCCATTTTGGATCAGCGAAATCTTCGTAGTGAATGCTTTTCACATCCACGTCCTTGGCAACGTAAGCCACACGATCCCGCAAGGACAGGGAGTACCACTGTTTGTCGGCACCACGCAGATTGGCGGGGATGGCGCCGTCCAGGGTGGCGGACTCGATAGGCTGGGTAATACCGGCTTCAACCAGATCCAGCAGGTTACCGATATCCACCGTCATCAGAATGTCGGCAGGCGACTTGTCGCCCTCTGTTTTCACACGCTCGATCAGGCCGTCTTTCACAAACACGGTATTGACCTTCACGCCTGTGTCCTTGCTGAAGGTTTCCAGCAGGGGAGTGATCAAGCCAGGTTCGCGTGTGGTGTAGAGGTTGACTTCGCCGGAGGCAAAAGCCGCCATCGACATAGTGCCCATAGCGGACAGAAGCAAAGCTTGGGTCAGGGCACGGCTACGAAGAGTAAAGCGCATTATCAACACTCCAAAACAGGCGGAAATAGCGTGAAAACCGGCCAGAAGCCAGAAAATGTGAATGATTATCAAACGTATGCAAAAACTAGGCAAGAGCTATTTAGCTGTCAGGCGCTTCAGTCTTCATCTTTCACGATGAAATCTCTTTGAAACAAGGAAAGTCGCGGCTTTCAAAACTTAATGGTAAGTCCTGATTGCGATCAAATCGTATTGCTGAATGAGCATGGATTTACCTGGGGAACTCGGTACAATGGTCAAATATTTGCTTACTGATTCGGGCACTTTTGCCCCACGAGACGACAATTACCATGGCAGCTTTCAATACCGAACAAGTGCTTAGCGTCCACCACTGGAATGACACTCTGTTCTCATTTACCACCACCCGCGACGCCGCCCTGCGTTTTCATAATGGGCACTTTGTAATGATCGGTCTGGAAGTCGATGGCAAGCCGCTGATGCGCGCTTACAGTATTGCCAGCGCCAACTACGAAGAAAATCTGGAGTTTCTCAGTATCAAGGTGCAGGACGGCCCCTTGACCTCGCGCCTGCAGCACCTGAAAGAGGGCGACACCATTCTGGTCAGCCGCAAACCCGTGGGCACCCTGGTTATTGACGACCTGCGCGCGGGCCGCAATCTGTTCCTGTTTGGTACCGGTACCGGACTGGCTCCTTTCATGAGCATCATCAAGGACCCCGACACCTACGAGCGCTTTGAAAAAGTCGTGCTGGTGCACGGCGTGCGTTTCGTCAGCGAGCTGGCCTACTCGGATTTCATCCAGAACGAATTGCCACAGAACGAATACTTTGGTGAAGTAGTACGCGAAAAACTGCTGTATTACCCCACCGTCACCCGCGAAGAATTCCGCAATACCGGCCGCATTACCGACCTGATCGAGACCGGCAAGCTGTGCGAAGATCTGGGCATTCCTCAATTGGACCCCGCTCAGGATCGCGCCATGCTGTGTGGCAGTCCCGCCATGCTGGCCGATATCAGCGCCATGCTCGATAAGCGCGGTTTTGAAGTGTCACCTGGTGTGGGTCAACCCGGTGACTACGTGATTGAACGTGCTTTCGTGGAAAAATAATCACGCCAAGATCTGTTAATTTTAGCTATAGGCGCTTAAACTCTGATAGTACAACACTCATCAGAGGTTTCTTATGACTAAGCAAGTTGTCTTCACCGATGCCGCTCCGGCAGCTGTAGGCCCATACTCTCAGGCCATTATCGCTTCGGGCGGCAAGACAGTATTTCTGTCTGGCCAAATCGGTCTGGAGCCTGCCACAGGCGAACTGGTATCTGAAAATTTTGAAGGTCAGGTACGTCAGGCATTTGCCAACCTGGAAGCTGTGGTCAAAGAAGCTGGTGCCAATCTTGGCGACATCGTCAAACTGACCTTGTTTTTGACAGATCTGTCCCGTTTTGCCAGCGCCAATGCCATCATGGCCGAACTGATTCCCCAGCCTTTCCCCGCACGCTCCACCATCGGTGTGGCCAGCTTGCCTAAAGGCGCTCAGTTCGAGGTCGAGGCTATCCTCAATTTCTAAAGACGTATTGCCATGACCGCAGGTCGGCCTGCGCCTCAGGCCAAACGGGCTGCGCCACGCAAAGCGCTCAGTCTGGACCAGAAGTTTGAAAAGCTTGGCCTACGAGAGCCTGCCGACTTCGTGGTCCATCTTCCTTTGCGCTACGAGGACGAGACTCAGGTTGAGCCCATTGCCCATCTTTACCCTGGCAAGATGGCGCAAATTGAAGGACGCATTCTTAGTACAGACGTCCAGGCTCGTCCCCGTGCGCAACTGCATGCACGTATTGCCGATGAAAGTGGCGAGCTGGCTTTGCGCTGGCTGCACTTTTATCCCAGCCAGCTCAAGCAACTGCAAGGGGATTTGCCGCTGCGAGTACGCGGCGAAGTGCGTCAGGGCTTTCATGGCCTGGAAATGGTGCATCCCAAGGTCACCAAAGCCGGCCAGCCCCTGGCCCGCGCCTTGACCCCTGTGTATCCCACTACCGATGGCTTGAGCCAGGTACAGCTGCGCAAAGCCATCGCCGATGCGCTCAATAATGCGGATCTGCGCGACACCCTGCCTGAAGAAGTGCGGACCGAATATGGTCTGATGCCTTTTAACGAGGCTATCCGGCTGTTGCATTACCCGCCGCCCGAACTCAGCTATGACGATTTGTTCGAGCATGGTCATCCGGCCTGGAGCCGCATCAAGTTTGATGAATTGCTGGCTCAGCAATTGTCCTTGGCCCAGGCTCGCGCCGCCCGTCAGGCTCAGCGCGCCAAGCCCATGCGTGAAGGCAATAGTGATCTGGCCAAAGCCTTGCTGGCCTCTTTGCCCTTCAAACTAACGGCAGCTCAAAAACGCTGCGTCAAAGAAATCAGCGCGGACATGAAGCGCTCATATCCCATGCATCGGCTCTTGCAGGGGGATGTGGGTAGCGGCAAAACCATTGTGTCGGCCATTGCCGCTGTGCAAGCAATTGCCAGCGGTTTTCAAGTAGCCTTGATGGCACCGACTGAAATTCTGGCCGAGCAGCACTATCTGAAAATGCGTGCCTGGCTGGAGCCTTTAGGCGTCGAGCTGGCCTGGTTAAGCGGCAGTTTGGGCGTCAAAGCCAAACGTCTGGCTTATGAAGCCATCAGCTCCGGACAAGCCAGACTGGCCATCGGCACCCAGGCCCTGATTCAGGACAATGTGCAGTTCCAGCAATTGGGCTTGGTGATTCTGGATGAACAACACCGCTTTGGTGTTGGCCAGCGTCTGGAACTGAACCGCAAAGGGGATGCGCAGGACAAGAAAGGGCAAGCCTACTTGCCGCATCAACTCAATATGAGTGCCACGCCCATCCCACGTACCTTGGCCATGGCCTTTTTCGCCGATCTGGATGTCTCCGCGATTGACGAGCTGCCACCAGGCCGCAGTCCCATCATTACCAAGCTGGCCGCGGATAATCGCCGTGATGAAATCATGGCACGAGTCCGGGCCGAAGTCGCCCAAGGCAGACAAGCCTATTGGGTCTGCCCCTTGGTTGAAGAAAGCGAAGCACTGCAATTGCAAACCGCCGTGGATACCCATGCCGCTCTGGAGCAAGCCTTGGCCCCTTTGCGGGTTGGCCTGATTCATGGCCGCCTGTCCTCCACGGAAAAGGCGGAGGTCATGGAAGCCTTTCGCAGCGGCAATCTGGACGTGCTGGTCGCAACCACCGTAATTGAAGTCGGTGTAGACGTGCCCAATGCTTCTTTAATGATTATTGAACACGCCGAGCGCTTCGGCCTGGCCCAGCTGCACCAGTTGCGCGGCCGGGTAGGGCGGGGGCAGATTCAGTCCGTCTGCGTCTTGCTGTATCAGGCACCGCTGTCAGCTATTGCCCGCCTGCGCTTGCGCGCCATGTATGAAACCACTGATGGCTTTGAGATTGCCCGCCGCGACCTGGAGCAACGCGGCCCGGGCGAGTTCATGGGCATGCGCCAATCGGGGCAGGCAGGCTTGCGTTTTGCCAGCCTGGAGTCCGATGAAGATTTGATCGAGCAGGCCCAAACATTGGCCAGCACCTTTCGCCGTGATTATCCAGACCACGCTTACCACCATTTACAGCGCTGGATGAAGGGCCGGGAAGAATTACTCCGTAGTTAACCCAAGGTCTTAATGCTGTTTTGCACAAGGAATTGTCATGACATTGACCGAGCTGAAGTACATCGTTGCCGTAGCACGCGAGCGTCATTTTGGCCGTGCTGCCGAAGCCTGCTTTGTGAGCCAACCGACCCTGTCGGTGGCCATCAAGAAGTTGGAAGACGAGTTAGGCGTGGTCATCTTCGAGCGTGGCGGGCCCGAAGTGGCTATTACCCCCATTGGGCTGCGCATTGTCACCCAGGCCCAGAAAGTCCTGGAAGAGGGCGCCAACCTGCGTGAGATTGCCCGCCAGGGTCACGATCCTTTGGCTGGTCCCTTGCGCGTTGGCATTATTTACACGGTGGCACCGTACCTGCTGCCCAAGCTCGTTCCCAAACAGATCGAGCTGACCCCGCAGATGCCACTTTTATTGCAAGAAAACTTTACTGTGCGCCTGCTGGAACTGTTGCGCCAAGGTGAGATTGATTGCGCCATTGTGGCCTTGCCTTTACCCGAAACCGGCCTGGTCATCCGCGAGCTGTACGACGAGCCTTTTGTAGTGGCCATGCCCCATGAACATGCCTGGGCCAAACGCAAGGAAATTGATCCCGAACAGCTGAAAGACCAGACCATGCTGCTGCTGGGTGCCGGTCATTGTTTCCGCGATCAGGTGCTGGATGTGTGTCCGGAACTATCGCGCTTTTCCGCGTCCAGCGAAGGCATACAGCGTACCTTTGAAGGCTCTTCGCTGGAAACCATCCGTCATATGGTGGCCACCGGCATCGGTCTGACTGTGCTGCCTGCCAGCTCGCTGACAGCCCCCGGCCAGGCCAATGAACTGCTGGCCTATGTCCCCTTCAAAAAGCCCATTCCAGATCGGCGCATTGCTTTGGTCTGGCGCAAAAGTTTTCCACGTATCTCCGCCATTGATGCCTTGACCCGTGGGATCATGGAAAGTGGCTTGGCGGGGGTCAACTACTTAAAAGTCGAATACAACAGCAATTTCCCGTATCCTGAACTAGCGTAAGTCGCACACCTACTGCGTGTTATTCTGCTTCAGTACCTATTTAGCCCTCTGTTCAACAGGAGTCCACTATGGCAAAAGCCGTGAAAGCAGTGAGTAAAACAGCCAAGGTCAGCAAGGCCGAAGAAGCCCCGAACACTGATACCAAGGTCGCAGTTGCAGCCGATGTAAAGGCTGAACCGAAACCGGCAGCCGCCAAGGCCCCCGCCAAAAAAGTGACCGCTAAAAAGGCCGTCGCCAAAAAACCTGCCGCCGCAGCCAAAGCTCCCGCCAAGGCGGCTGCTAAACCCGCTGCGAAGCCTGCTGCCAAACCAGCCGCTACCCGCAAGCCTGCCGCGACCAAGCCTGTTGCCGCCGCCAAGCCCGCTGCACCTGCCAGCGCTGCCAGCAGCGCACTAAAGATTGATATCGGCATTTCGACGGCAGACCGTGCTGCTGTGGTGAAAGAGCTGTCCAAGGTACTGGCCGACTCCTACACCGTGTATCTGATGACGCACAACTTCCACTGGAACGTCACCGGCCCCATGTTCAAGACACTGCATGAGCTGTTCATGACGCAGTACACCGAACTGTGGCAAGCCCTGGATGACATCGCCGAGCGTATCCGCGCCCTGGGTCACTACGCCCCAGGCACCTACGCCGAATTCCAGAAGCTGTCCTCCATCACCCAGCCTGCTTCCGTGCCTGATGCCACCACCATGATCGAACTGCTGGTCAAAGGTAACGAAGCCCTGGCTCGTACCGCGCGTGCCGCTTTTGATCGTGCCGACTCGGCCGACGACCAGCCCACCGCTGACTTGTTGACCCAGCGCCTGGACGTGCACGAGAAAAATGCATGGATGCTGCGCAGCCTGCTGCAGTAATTCCGGCTTTATCGCCCTCAGATAGCGATAAAAAAGGGCCACCAAACGGTGGCCCTTCTTGTTCCTCCTATAGAAAACCCTGAATTAGGCTCCAAGGCAGGCATAAAGCCCTGTTATCGGTGTATGCTTTCCTGCATATTCACGGAGGTGTTTTCTATGAAAATTCGTTTCACTCCTGTTGCAGCGGCCATGAGCCTGGCAACGGGTCTGCTCTTGTCCGGTGCTGCTCACGCTGACAACATCCGTATCGCACTGGCCGGTCCTTTCACAGGCTCGGTTACCCAATACGGTGACATGGTCAAACAAGGCGTCGATACGGCCATCGAACAGATCAACGCTGCCGGTGGCGTTCTGGGCAAACAGCTCGAACTGGTCACTGTTGACGATGCCTGCGAACCCAAGCAAGGTCCCGTCGCAGCCAACCGTATCGTGAATGACAAGATCCACTATGTTGTCGGTCACGTTTGTTCGGGTGCAACCATCGCGGCCACCGATATCTACAACAACGAAGGCGTGTTGATGGTAACTCCATCGGCAACAGCACCTGCTGTTACCGACGGCAAAGGCTACGAAATGATCCTGCGCACCATCGGTCGCGACGATCAGCAAGGTCCAGCCGCTGCCAAATTCATTCTGGAACAGATCAAGCCCACTAAAGTTGCCGTCCTGCACGACAAACAGTCCTACGGCCAAGGTATTGCCGCTTCGGTTCGTTCCGAACTGCAAAAAGCCGGTACCGAAGTTGCCCTGTTTGAAGGCATCAACGCGGGCGACAGCGATTACTCCGCCGTCATCACCAAGCTGAAATCCACCGGCGTGGACTTCGTGTATTTTGGTGGCTACCACCCTGAAATGGGCCTGCTGCTGCGTCAAGCCGCTGAGCAAGGCGTGAAAGTCCATTTCATGGGTCCAGAAGGCGTGGGTAACCCTGACATTAATGCGATTGCCGGCAAAGCCGTTGAAGGCATGCTGCTGACCTTGCCTGCGGACTTCTCGCAAGATCCGGACAACCAGGCCATCGTCCAGGCTTTCAAGGACAAGAAGCGCGATCCTAGCGGCGCGTTCCAGCTGTCCGCT
This genomic window from Alcaligenes faecalis contains:
- a CDS encoding branched-chain amino acid ABC transporter substrate-binding protein is translated as MKIRFTPVAAAMSLATGLLLSGAAHADNIRIALAGPFTGSVTQYGDMVKQGVDTAIEQINAAGGVLGKQLELVTVDDACEPKQGPVAANRIVNDKIHYVVGHVCSGATIAATDIYNNEGVLMVTPSATAPAVTDGKGYEMILRTIGRDDQQGPAAAKFILEQIKPTKVAVLHDKQSYGQGIAASVRSELQKAGTEVALFEGINAGDSDYSAVITKLKSTGVDFVYFGGYHPEMGLLLRQAAEQGVKVHFMGPEGVGNPDINAIAGKAVEGMLLTLPADFSQDPDNQAIVQAFKDKKRDPSGAFQLSAYAATIAIAEGIKGAGEDDPVKVADYLHANSVKTPIGQISWNKQGDLNDFKFDVFSWHADGSKTVYGK